AGTTTTTGCCGTGGCGAAATCTGGGGTATGCCCTGAGATCGGTGTTTACCCGTCCGTCCAAGGATGAAAATGCCAAGGAGCACAGCGGGGATATCTCGCCGTTCCAGTCTCTGATGACCGCTCTGGCCGCGACCATTGGCACCGGCAATATTGTCGGTGTTGCCACTGCCATGGTATTGGGCGGCCCGGGCGCTCTGGTGTGGATGTGGATCAGCGCGCTGTTTGGGCTCTCCACCAAATACGGTGAGAGTGTTCTGGCGGTCAAATACCGTGAGACCAACTCGTCTGGTGAGATGGCTGGCGGCCCTATGTACGCCATGAAAAAGGGATTCAAGGTTAAATGGCTGGGAAGTCTGCTGGCGTTTTTGTTTTCACTTTTTGCTGTTATCGCGTCCTTTGGTATCGGTAACCTGACGCAGGCGAATTCCATCTCTGATGCGGTACAGAATACCTTTGGGGTGCCGACCTGGATCACTGGTGTTGTCCTGACTGTTTTGGCGTTGATCGTTCTTTTGGGCGGTATCAAGAGTATTGGCCGTGTCTGCGGTTTTATTGTTCCGATCATGGCGGTGTTCTATTTTGTAGCCGGAATCCTTGTTATTATCATTAATTTTCACAATGTACCGGCTGGAATCGTTGAGATCTTCCGCATGGCTTTTTCACCTCAGGCAGTTGCCGGCGGTGTGGGCGGTTCCATCATTGCGAGTATGCTTTCAGCCATGCGCTGGGGCGTCGCGCGGGGGGTGTTTTCAAATGAAGCGGGTCTTGGCTCTGCGCCGATAGCGGCGGCAGCGGCTAAAACAGACCATCCCTCAAGACAGGGCTATATCAATATGACGGGTACCTTCTTTGACACACTGGTTGTCTGTACGATTACCGGCCTTGTTATCGCATCCTCAGGTGTACTTGGAATGACCGATGCGGCAGGTGAGATCTATACCGGAGCGAACCTGACCATCAGGGCCTTTGAGTCAGCCATTGGACCAGTAGGGGCTTTGATCGTTACCATCGGTATTATGCTGTTTGCATTTTCGACCATACTGGGCTGGGAGTACTATGGCGAAAAGTCACTGGAATATTTGATCCCCTCAACTGTGGCGGTTAAAATTTACCGATTTGTCTTTTCAGTCGTCACGTTTTTTGGCGCGACAACGGCACTGCAGATTGTATGGGATTTTTCCGATACCATGAATGGCCTGATGGCAATTCCAAATCTTATCTGCCTGTTGGTGCTCAACAAGGTGATCGCCCGGGAATGCTTTGATTATCAGGAAAATATCCTGATTCCTGAAAGGGAAATGCGAAAGCTCAAGAAGAAGTAGATGAACTGAAAAAACCCCCTGTAAGTAAATGCAGGCGGGTTTTTGTTTAATTAATTTTTCTGGCAGTGACGACCAGCCGACCGTCATCCATGTCAAAAACACAGGTGGAAAGGGTCAGGATTTCATCGTCAGGCTCAAGAACCACATTGGTTTTGTAGAGACTTCGGGCCTGGATGCGCTGGAAGTAAGAGAGAAAGTCCTCGTCACCCGCAAAATCGGGGCGTCTGTAGTCATAGTCGGCCTCGGTTTTATAGACAGAGAAGATTTCCCATTTTCCCGGATCACCGGCACGGTCATACTCGATGGTCTGGTGCGCTTTGAAAAAATTCTCATCCAGATAGCTGTGGAGATCCCCGAAAGTGGAGGATTTCTGGATGTTGTGGCTGTGCCCGTATAGAACGCTGTTCTGGGCCTTTGGCACACGGTTAAAGTTGTAGGTATAATCGAGAAAAACAGCGCCCCATTGGGATTCCTCGCCCTCAAAGGTGGTGTACAGATACTTTTCGTTATTGTCGGTCTGGACAACCGGATAATCAATGGTGGTGCCCTCTATTTTTATCCAGCCGACTGTGTCCGGGTTAACGGCTTTGAGGGCATCGAAATCAATGCCGGCATCCTCTGCGGTTGGCTGGGCAATGCTCACAACCTCTTCTTTTTTAAAATACTGGCGGATATAGGGCAGGCTGTAGTAGATCAGGCCAGCCAGTGAGGCGATGATGACAATAATACAGATGCTGTTTATGATCCGGTTGCTTGCCTTCTTATTTTCGGTCTTTGGTTTTTTGCTCATTTTGGCTTCCTTTGTCAAAAATAGTAACGGGTTTATTTTAGCATAATTACCTTAAAAAGAAAGTACCTGTGTTTTAAAAAGAAAAAAATTTTATTTGTGATTGACAAAGACTTTGAGCATGTGTTATAATTAACGAGTTATGAAGCCGCACATGTAAGGTTATAAGTCAGAAATGCACCTTTCGTGGCGAGACTGGTATGAGGAGGTGTTTTTATTATGTACGCAATCATTAAAACAGGTGGTAAACAGTACCGTGTTCAGCAGGACGACGTGATCGAAATTGAAAAAATCAATCTCGAAGACGGCGCAAAAGATATTGCTTTTGACGAAGTTTTAGCTGTAAACAAAGACGGCGAATTAACCGTTGGTACTCCGGTTGTTGAAAATGCAGTGGTTAAAGCCGAAGTTTTAGAAGTTGCTAAGGCTTCAAAGGTAATTGTTTATAAATACAAATCTAAAAAAGATTACCGTAAAAAACAGGGCCACAGACAGCCGTTTATGAGAGTTAAAATTACAGCAATCGAAGCGTAATGATAACAGTAACTTTTGAGAGAGACCGGGATACGATACGAAAAGTAGAGGTATCCGGACATGGAGAATATGCGGATTCGGGCGAAGATATTGTATGCGCAGGAGTCTCGATCTTAACCATCAGCATATTGAATGGCTTGAGTGAGATCGTTGGTTTAAAAGATATAAACCGTCGGGTAGAGGAGGGCTATACGTCCTTCGAAATCCCTGAGATCAAAGACCCGGTGCAGAAAATTCAGGCAGACGCCTTGATGGATACCTTCCATTTAGGGCTGTGTGCCACAGAAGCCGCTTATAGAGATTATGTTAAAATAATTGATAATTAACAGGAGGTGAAAATAATGATTAAAATGAACCTTCAACTGTTTGCCCACAAAAAAGGGGTAGGTAGTTCTAGAAACGGTCGTGACAGTGAATCCAAA
The DNA window shown above is from Eubacterium limosum and carries:
- a CDS encoding alanine/glycine:cation symporter family protein, yielding MSFSEIIAVVNDFVWGPYMLVLLVGTGVFLTIRLKFLPWRNLGYALRSVFTRPSKDENAKEHSGDISPFQSLMTALAATIGTGNIVGVATAMVLGGPGALVWMWISALFGLSTKYGESVLAVKYRETNSSGEMAGGPMYAMKKGFKVKWLGSLLAFLFSLFAVIASFGIGNLTQANSISDAVQNTFGVPTWITGVVLTVLALIVLLGGIKSIGRVCGFIVPIMAVFYFVAGILVIIINFHNVPAGIVEIFRMAFSPQAVAGGVGGSIIASMLSAMRWGVARGVFSNEAGLGSAPIAAAAAKTDHPSRQGYINMTGTFFDTLVVCTITGLVIASSGVLGMTDAAGEIYTGANLTIRAFESAIGPVGALIVTIGIMLFAFSTILGWEYYGEKSLEYLIPSTVAVKIYRFVFSVVTFFGATTALQIVWDFSDTMNGLMAIPNLICLLVLNKVIARECFDYQENILIPEREMRKLKKK
- the srtB gene encoding class B sortase, with product MSKKPKTENKKASNRIINSICIIVIIASLAGLIYYSLPYIRQYFKKEEVVSIAQPTAEDAGIDFDALKAVNPDTVGWIKIEGTTIDYPVVQTDNNEKYLYTTFEGEESQWGAVFLDYTYNFNRVPKAQNSVLYGHSHNIQKSSTFGDLHSYLDENFFKAHQTIEYDRAGDPGKWEIFSVYKTEADYDYRRPDFAGDEDFLSYFQRIQARSLYKTNVVLEPDDEILTLSTCVFDMDDGRLVVTARKIN
- the rplU gene encoding 50S ribosomal protein L21 — protein: MYAIIKTGGKQYRVQQDDVIEIEKINLEDGAKDIAFDEVLAVNKDGELTVGTPVVENAVVKAEVLEVAKASKVIVYKYKSKKDYRKKQGHRQPFMRVKITAIEA
- a CDS encoding ribosomal-processing cysteine protease Prp; its protein translation is MITVTFERDRDTIRKVEVSGHGEYADSGEDIVCAGVSILTISILNGLSEIVGLKDINRRVEEGYTSFEIPEIKDPVQKIQADALMDTFHLGLCATEAAYRDYVKIIDN